From bacterium:
CCCAATCGGGACGGACGGCTGAATGGTCGTCCAAAGGAACCAGTACGAACGCCGAGTTCTTCTGGATTCGCTCGGTGTCGCCGGTGCTCGGCCAGTCGTTGTTGACGAACTGGTACTCCTCCGGCTCGTGGGTCATGCTGCCGCCGGTGCAGGCGGGAATCACGCCCAAAACCAGCGCAGTCGCTGCAACGAGGAAGATCGAATAAGTCCCTTTCACTTGCGCACCTCAAAACTGGGCGTGCAAAACCGCCCGGAATACCGGTTTCATGATACCACAAAGCGGCTTCCCCTACACACGGCGTAAGTATGTGATTGCGGAGCCGTTAAATAGCGCGGCGGGTGCTTCGGTCTGGACATCCGATTGCCGAACGAATGGACTTGCGCGATAATCTTTTACGGGCGGTTGATGCGCAAAGGCCGCCGCCGTTACGCCGGAGAGCCGCGATGGAAACCAAAGGAGCGCCAGCCAGGAAAAAGCTGCCCAAGCTTGTGGTCGGGCTGACCGGCGTCGCCGCCAGCGGCAAAAGCACGGTCGCCGGAATGTTCCGGGATTTCGGTTTCCAGCACACTTCCATAAACGAGGCGTTAAAGCGCGAGGTCGAAGCTATGTCGCTTCGCGTAACTCGCGAGAACATGAAATTCGTCGGAGAGCGGCTGTTTGCAAAGCACGGCTGCGGCATTCTCGCTGTTTACGCGCGCAGCTGGATTGTGGAAAAAGGCGGCGCGTTCTGGACAATCGAAGGCATCGCCAATCCTCATGAAGTGGCGGAGCTGAACAAGCTCCCTTCCTTCATCCTGGTCGGAGTTGAATGCGGCTTCGAGCAGGTTTTCATGCGCATGGCGATTATGCGGCGGCGCTCGGACATGGCCAGCCGCGGGCGCATAGAAAAGCATTTCTACGAGCAGCTCGGCGAGGAGGGGGTCAAAGGCTACTGGCAGATCGGCCGTTGTCTGGAGCTTGCCGAATACACCATTGACAATCATCGCCAGTACGATCCCGATGTAGATTTAAAGACGACGGACTTGTTTCGACAGGTGGAGCGCTTCGTCGCACAGCGGGGGGTGATGACGCCGCCATGGGCGCGGGAAGGTTCCGAATAGCCGAGGCGCTCGCTTCGTGTCCCGCCTACCCGATACTGGACTCGTCCACGCTGGACGGGAGGAGCCAGGTGGAATGGCTGGACGCGGTTCTTTCCGGCGGCGTGAAGGTCGTACAGCTCCGGCTCAAGGACGCATCGCGCGACGATTTGCTCGCGCGCGCCGCGCTGTTCGGCGCGATGTGCAGGGAGGCAGGAGCGCTTTCCATAATCAACGACCACGCTGACGTCGCGCTGGTCACCGGTTGCGACGGAGTGCATCTCGGCCCGGCCGACTCCGGAATCGCCGAGGCGAGGTCGAGCGCGGAGGCTTGGGAGCGCCGCGATCTAATAATAGGCGCAAGCGCGCGCGCGCCTGAGCGCGCCCGCGATCTTGAAGCCGCCGACGCGGATTACATCGGATGCGGCGCATGCTTTCCCACCGATACCAAAATCGACACCGAGTATATCGGCTTGGATGGATTAAAGGCCGTCTGCGCCGCGGTCTCGATACCGGTCGTCGGAATCGGCGGAATCGGCTGGGACAATTGGGAGGCCGTGATGGAATCCGGCGCAAAAGGATTCGCCGCGATTTCGATGTGGAATCTATCGCCCGGGGAAATCCGCGCAAAGCTTGATGCGCTCATGGCCGCCCGGCGCGGCCGCGGGGAAAGGGACTGACGCTGGAAGCGGAAGGCAAGGACATCGCGATTTCGTTCGAACATTCCGGCTTGCAGCGCCGATGCCTGGTACATCTCCCCGCCGGATTCTCTGACTCGAAACCCGCGCCGCTGGTGCTTGTGCTTCACGGCGGGCGCGCCACCGCGCACAATGCCGTCCGCGTGACGGGAATGAATGCCGTGGCCGACCGGCACCGGTTCATCGCCGCTTATCCGGAGGGCACTGGCGACCAGTTGCACCGCTACAGCTGGAACGCCGGGCGCTGCTGCGGCCGCCCGCATCGCGAGGGTACCGACGACACGGGATTCATCGGGGAACTCGTCAATCGCCTTGCCGCGGAATTCGAAATAGACCGCGCGCGCGTTTACGCCTGCGGAATGAGCAACGGCGGGATGATGGCGCACCGGCTGGGTATCGAGCTGTCGGACGTTTTCGCCGGGATCGCCTGCGTCGCGGGCTCGATCGAGTTTTTCGACGCCGAGCCGCTTTATCCCGTCAGCGTCGCTATATTCCACGGCACCGCGGACGCGCTCGTGCCGTACGATGGGGGGCCGGGGCCGGCCGCGCCGCGCGAAATAGACCACCTGCCCGTGTCGCAGGCGGTCCGCTACTGGGTGAAGCGCAACGGCTGCAACCCGGCGCCGTTAGCAGAGGAATACGGCCCGCTTGTGGACTCGCCCGGCGGCGCGCCGGTGCGCGAAGTGCTTAAGGAAACCTACGTCGGCGGCAAGTCGGGGACGGAGGTCGTGCTTTGGACGGTGCGCGGCGGCCTGCACGCGTGGCCGGGAGGCAGGCGCGGAAGCAGGGACAGCGACGAGCCGACGCAATCCCTCGACGCGAGCGAAGAAATATTGCGGTTTTTCGACTCGCACCCCAAAAGATGGTGACAGCCCGTTTTCGTCCTTTATGGGATTGCACCGGTTTGCCGGCGCCCAGTTCGAAATCGGAAGCGTTCACCCCCGTCAGCTTGTGATTTAGCGGCAGCGCGTACGCGACGCGGATCGCACCGATTATCGCGGACTATCGCGCGGCATGGCATTGCGCGCGCTCCCCGCGATCGCGCGTGGTTTTCAGACCCCCTAACGCGCCGTTTTCGCGGGATTTGCGCGGCCCGCTCCAGCAGAGTTCGCGGACTGAAGTCCGCGCTTCCTGATCGACTCAACAACTTCAAAACTCAACGACTCGAATACACAGCAACGCAAAAACTGGAAAACCAAGCAGCTATGCAATTCGACCGCTTGTTTACCAGATTCCATGAAGGAAAACAGAAATATCTGTCGGTATCGACAGCTTGTCAACATCGCCCGGCGGGGCGGCGGCCGATCCGCGGTTTTGTACGGGCTTGCGGTCAGGATTGTGCTACAATCGCGCGCATCATGAGACCGGCAATACTGCTTGCGCTTGCGTCGGGACTCCTAGCCCTGACCCTTCCCGCGTCCGCCCAGACGGTTTCGTCCGGGTATTCCAAGCTTGCAGACGGCGTCTACGCGTTCACCGCGGACGGCGGCGACGCCGGTGTCGTCGTCGGCTGCGAGCTGGGCACGGACGTGAAAATCATCGTCTCCCGGAACTACGGGCCGCTCGAAACCTACTCGGTTTCGGAACAGCTCACGCTCCTAGGCCACACCGAGCAGCCGCTTCTGGTGACGGCCGGCTTCGACAAAGACGGCACTCCGGACGCCCTGATAATGGGCATTCCAGCCGAGCAGGACGCCTGGCCCGTCTTTTACAAATTACGGTTCGCGCAGGACGGCATTACAGCGGATTCCTATCCATCCAAAGTTATCGCAGGAATGTTCGAGGAGCCGGGTTCGTGGGCGGAGCTTTGCCCGTTCTATTCGAGGCAGGAGACGCGCGAGGGATTCAGCTCGCTTTACCAGAGCGCGTACGTGTGGACGAAAGGGGAAGGCTTCGCGGGGCTGGTCTGGCGCGAGAACGGGATCTGGGAAGTCCGGTTCGAAGGTGCGGACGTGACAGTGGACAGGATTTACGCTCCGCTCGAAGGATCGACTCTGGCCCCTGTTTGGAGCGCGTGCCGCTCGCCCAAGGGCAAGCTGGGCGCGCTCGTGGCCGAGGTCGCTCCGGAAGTTGCCGCGCCGCCGGAATCCGGGGCTTTGCCGGAACCCGCGGAAGAAGAAGCGGCGACGGCGGAGGATACCTCTCCTGAAGAAGAAATTGCTCCCGAAGAGGAAGCCGCGGGGGACGAAGGGACGACTCCAGGCGGGGAGACGGAATCCGCGGGCGGTGGTACTGCCGAAACCGGTTCCGAGCCCGCAGATGCAGGGGAGGCCGGAGTGCCTGCGGAAACCGCGGAGCCTGCCGGGCCGGCTGAATCTGCGGAGCATACGGATATTATTCCCGCGCCGAAACCGGAGCCGCGGGTCAAACTCGTTTTCGTCACGAAATTCGACAAGGACGTAAGGATGACGACGGCGGCCAAGATGGCCAATCCCCCGGTGTTTCTTGCGTCTGCACTCGCCGTAGACGGAAGGCCATTCGCCTACTGGATTACCCCCACGCAAAAGGAAGGCGTGTACAAGGCTGGATACTGGGGATTGTCATTTCTGGAGACGGCCAAGATAAAGCCATTCGAGCTGGCTCCCGCCGCCAAAACCGCACCTCCATTCGCTGCAATGAGGGGTTTGGGGCTTCCGGCACTGATGACCGACAATTCCGGCACGGTCGTGACGTTTCTTTCGGACGGGAAGACGCCCGAATGGGTGATGCAAAACGAGTACAAGCCCGCGGGCGCGGCCAAGGGGTTCGGTACGGCGATGGGCGTCGGCGCAACCGCCTGGTTCATCCTTGACGGATCAACGCTAATGTGGCACTGGCACAAAAACAAGTAGCTGCTGCTCACGGTCGTTGAGCCGCCCTGTAAATTCGATTGCAATTATTCCGGATGGCCTCCTTGGCGCGATGCGCGATTGAAAGCGGGTATAACTAAGTGTCATCGAGGAGGTTCAAATGCGCAATCCGGGTTCGATCTTCGCGCTTGCGGCGGGAGCCGCGGCGCTTCTTTTGGCGGGCTGCGGCGGCGGCAGCGGATTTCTGGGGCTCGGCGGCCAGCCCGACCGGACGCCCAATATCGCCGGAACGTGGACGCTTACCGAGACCACGACGGACGATCCTTCCGGCAATTCCTATCCCGGCGAGACCAAAACGTTCGACCTTGTAATCGAACAGGACGGGGAAAACTTCACGATTACCGCGCCCACCGTAGAAGGCGCGCCGAAGGGGCATGGGACGATTAACGGCAATACGTTCACATTTGAAGCCGACTATTCCTTCGGAGCGAGCGGGGGAACATATTCGGTGGACGGCTGGGTGACCGGATCGCTGTCGGACAACACGCTGACCGGACACGGGGTGATAGACCTTGCGCTGATTGCGGGCACAGACCGGCTTGGACTGCACGGCGTGCGCATCAGCTTCAACTGGAGCGCGGCGAAGAAAGCGTAGAACGAAGAGCAAGCACCGAAACATTCCGACGGCAAAAACCAGACTCATCGAAATAGCGCTGTGCGGGCTACGGCACCATCCTTATAAAGCGAAGGTCGCCGCTGCCGCTGTCAAAGTAGCTGATGGCTGGATTTCCGCCCGCAGTTGTCAAACTGGTGTAATAGCCGGTGCTGCCCGTGCTATCCAGGATTTGAGGAAGCCCCCAAGCGTCTCCGTTGGCGTCAATCGCCCATACGAACTTCAAATCGTCGTTCGTGGTGCTGAAATAGCTGATCGCCGGTCTCCCGGCCAGCACAGCAAGAGAGGTATACTCCCCTGAAATGTCGGTGCTGTCCGGAATAACGGGCATATCCCAGGTTGCCCCACTAAGATCCAAGGAGCGTACGTAGCGAAGATCGCCATACGTAAAATCGTAGTAGCTGATCGCCGGTCTGGAATTGACAACTTTCAACGAGGTGTAGCGTCCGACATTTCCCACGCTGTCAACCGTAACCGGCGTTCCCCAAATTGATCCAGTCCCGTCGCTGGCGCGGACAAACCTCAGGTCGCCGTTCGAGGAATCGTAGTAGCTAATCGCGGGATTCAGGTTGACGATGGAGAGTGATGTGTACTGCCCCGTTATTCCGGTGCTGTCGACTGTTATGGAAGCGCTCCATGATGTGCCGTTTGCGTTGGTCGCACGGACATATTTCAAATCTCCGTTGCCATAGTCGTAGTAACTGATTGCGGGATAACCGGCAATGTCGCAAAGCGAAGTGTAGGTTCCCACTGTGCCAACGGAATCGACTATAACGCTAGCTCCCCATGAATTGCCATCGGAGTCGTTTGCGCGGACAAAGCGCAACTCGTCGTTTATCGCGTCGAAGTAGCTGATGGCGGGATTGCCTCCTATTACCGTCAGCGAGCAATCCGTCCCGACGTGTCCCGCACTGTCCACGGTTACGGGCATACCCCAGGACGAACCCGATGTGTCGCTAGAACGGATGTATCGCAAATCGTCGTTTGTATCATCGAAGTAGCAAATCGCGGGATTTTGATTGACAATTGACAAAGAGGTGTATGACCCTGTAACCCCCGCACTGTCCAGAGTCTGCGGAGATCCCCATCCGCGGACGATTAGGGACTTGTCATCCACTGCCATCGCGCCGTCGTCATCCGTTACCCTAAGCTTGATCGTGTAATAGCCGGCCGTGCTGTACGTTTTATCCAAGTAGTTTGTCGTGCCCGTATCGGTTTCGAAGCTTCCGTTGCCGTCGCTGTCCCACTCGTACTTGGATAAGTTTCCGTCGGGATCCGAGCTGCAGGTTCCGCTCAGCCTGACCGATTCGCCCGTTTCGACTTCGTTCGGAATGAGCTGCAGAGCGGCGGTTGGAGCCGCATTTACCGAAATCCCGTGCCCCGCGCTATCCTGCTCGCCATCGTCGTCGGTTACCCGCACCCAGGCGTCGAACTCTCCGTAGTAACCATAGGTATAACTCAGCACCGCGCCTCCGTCGTAGACTTCATAATTGCCGTCCCCGTCGAAGTCCCAATCGAAACGCACGATGTAGCCGTCGGAGTCGGTCGAGGCGCTCGCACTGAAGTCGACCGTCAGCGGGCAGTTCCCGCTCGTCGGATTCGCGGCAATTTCTGCAATGGGAGCTTCGTTGCCCTCCACTCCGACATCGATCGATACGGTGTCGCTCGTTTGCGCGCCATCGTCGTCTGTCACGCGCACACGAGCAACGTATAGCCCGGGTTCGATGTAAGTGTGCAGGGCGAAATTCGCCTCGCCATAGGCTTCGTACGTTCCGTCGTTGTCGAAGTCCCATTCATACCTGACAATTTCTCCATCTGCATCCCACGAAAGGGAGGCGTCCAGAATTGTTGGAAGGGGAGCGTCGCCGCTTTCAGGAATCGCAGAAAGCGTGACTTCCGGCGGTTCGTTGCCTTCTACGTTAACGGTGATTGTAATTGTGTCGGTCGCGCGCGCGCCGTCATCGTCCTCAACCCGAACTTTGACTTGCGGGCTGCCGGCCGAATTGAATGTGTATCTCGCGATACCACCATCGGTAATAGCGTCATACTGGCCGTTTCCGTCCCAGTCCCAAGCGTATTCCACTATGCTGCCATCGGCATCGCTCGACCCTGTTGCGTTGAAACTGACTTCAAGCGGCGCCATTCCTACGGTGGTATCCGCAATCAAGTCCGCGATAGGTGGACTGTTTGCGGGACCGTCAGGCGGGAGCACCTGTATCGTTGCAGTATCCACATCCCATGCCCCCTGGTCGTCGGTGACGCGGAATTTCGCATTGAAGATTCCGGGATTCGTATATGTATGCTGGACATTCGGATCCGCAGGGCTGGTCCAGTCGAAATTGCCGTCGCCCTCGAAATCCCAAGCGTATTCTTCAATGGTACCGTCGTCGTCTTCCGCCCAACCCTCGAACTGCACGTCGAGCGGCGCAACCCCCGAGGTCGGGCTGCCGATGCCCAGTGCAACCGGCCTCGAATTCGACGTCACCACAATCGACACCGCGGCGAAAGCCACTCCCCCCCCGGAGTTCGTGCAGCGCACGGACGGGCGGATTATTCCGGTGTTCGACGTGTCGGCTTGGGCTATTCCTGTGGAATTGGATTGGTCGAAATCGCCGTCCCCATCCAGGTCGAAGTCGTAGTTGTCGCCGCCGGTCGCGGTGAGCGTCACGGTTTCGTTTCGCCCCGCGCTGGCCGCGCTCGCGGTGAGCACCGCGCTTGCGCAATCCCCAGAAAGCGGCGCAGCGCTTTTCACTTCCGAAAACGAATGGGTGTTGCAGGACGTGTCAATAGAGGCGACCGCGATGTACTTCTTTGCGGTTGTCGGCACGATGATGCGCGGCAGTCCGTATATCTGCGCTTC
This genomic window contains:
- a CDS encoding dephospho-CoA kinase; this encodes METKGAPARKKLPKLVVGLTGVAASGKSTVAGMFRDFGFQHTSINEALKREVEAMSLRVTRENMKFVGERLFAKHGCGILAVYARSWIVEKGGAFWTIEGIANPHEVAELNKLPSFILVGVECGFEQVFMRMAIMRRRSDMASRGRIEKHFYEQLGEEGVKGYWQIGRCLELAEYTIDNHRQYDPDVDLKTTDLFRQVERFVAQRGVMTPPWAREGSE
- the thiE gene encoding thiamine phosphate synthase encodes the protein MGAGRFRIAEALASCPAYPILDSSTLDGRSQVEWLDAVLSGGVKVVQLRLKDASRDDLLARAALFGAMCREAGALSIINDHADVALVTGCDGVHLGPADSGIAEARSSAEAWERRDLIIGASARAPERARDLEAADADYIGCGACFPTDTKIDTEYIGLDGLKAVCAAVSIPVVGIGGIGWDNWEAVMESGAKGFAAISMWNLSPGEIRAKLDALMAARRGRGERD
- a CDS encoding polyhydroxybutyrate depolymerase, producing MQRRCLVHLPAGFSDSKPAPLVLVLHGGRATAHNAVRVTGMNAVADRHRFIAAYPEGTGDQLHRYSWNAGRCCGRPHREGTDDTGFIGELVNRLAAEFEIDRARVYACGMSNGGMMAHRLGIELSDVFAGIACVAGSIEFFDAEPLYPVSVAIFHGTADALVPYDGGPGPAAPREIDHLPVSQAVRYWVKRNGCNPAPLAEEYGPLVDSPGGAPVREVLKETYVGGKSGTEVVLWTVRGGLHAWPGGRRGSRDSDEPTQSLDASEEILRFFDSHPKRW
- a CDS encoding PKD domain-containing protein; this encodes MKGAVLAIVALIAAAALACERSSSSIVSPDAATTPVLSPHVDQSAGSAWPESLPSDFVQPWEKTDERGFVIPEDLSGDERAASAICPDCEFVPGVEWYQSSGYVSESGEAASISSGQPGERLVSYAIYRIPFGGEEPGIVTADVNLKPMPGGAQSEYWIGLSDYANGTWKWRGPFTDSQLRLGAGVGDYTSPLGIVYVAIVAFDGAAFDCVGISIHPRDSSDEEPPPVPGTPTLTPVAGGILVEWPEVAASDLAGYYTIISNSDFGRIFEPAIYNQQKLEAQIYGLPRIIVPTTAKKYIAVASIDTSCNTHSFSEVKSAAPLSGDCASAVLTASAASAGRNETVTLTATGGDNYDFDLDGDGDFDQSNSTGIAQADTSNTGIIRPSVRCTNSGGGVAFAAVSIVVTSNSRPVALGIGSPTSGVAPLDVQFEGWAEDDDGTIEEYAWDFEGDGNFDWTSPADPNVQHTYTNPGIFNAKFRVTDDQGAWDVDTATIQVLPPDGPANSPPIADLIADTTVGMAPLEVSFNATGSSDADGSIVEYAWDWDGNGQYDAITDGGIARYTFNSAGSPQVKVRVEDDDGARATDTITITVNVEGNEPPEVTLSAIPESGDAPLPTILDASLSWDADGEIVRYEWDFDNDGTYEAYGEANFALHTYIEPGLYVARVRVTDDDGAQTSDTVSIDVGVEGNEAPIAEIAANPTSGNCPLTVDFSASASTDSDGYIVRFDWDFDGDGNYEVYDGGAVLSYTYGYYGEFDAWVRVTDDDGEQDSAGHGISVNAAPTAALQLIPNEVETGESVRLSGTCSSDPDGNLSKYEWDSDGNGSFETDTGTTNYLDKTYSTAGYYTIKLRVTDDDGAMAVDDKSLIVRGWGSPQTLDSAGVTGSYTSLSIVNQNPAICYFDDTNDDLRYIRSSDTSGSSWGMPVTVDSAGHVGTDCSLTVIGGNPAISYFDAINDELRFVRANDSDGNSWGASVIVDSVGTVGTYTSLCDIAGYPAISYYDYGNGDLKYVRATNANGTSWSASITVDSTGITGQYTSLSIVNLNPAISYYDSSNGDLRFVRASDGTGSIWGTPVTVDSVGNVGRYTSLKVVNSRPAISYYDFTYGDLRYVRSLDLSGATWDMPVIPDSTDISGEYTSLAVLAGRPAISYFSTTNDDLKFVWAIDANGDAWGLPQILDSTGSTGYYTSLTTAGGNPAISYFDSGSGDLRFIRMVP